One window of Trifolium pratense cultivar HEN17-A07 linkage group LG5, ARS_RC_1.1, whole genome shotgun sequence genomic DNA carries:
- the LOC123883949 gene encoding uncharacterized protein LOC123883949 — protein MKMCEKKKIVSICVMIMLVMAHADNSPPPPSQPSSPTGRIACLAKCAFKCKRFKTRIPLYAGCVAACTLLKCHKVLSKVTYDCATNCSMSKTFNINTDAGGVNDIVNSCLKSCKNK, from the exons ATGAAAATGTGTGAGAAGAAAAAGATTGTTTCAATATGTGTGATGATAATGTTAGTTATGGCACACGCTGATAATTCTCCTCCACCTCCATCACAACCTAGTTCACCAACTGGTCGAATCGCTTGTCTTGCCAAATGTGCTTTTAAATGTAAACGCTTCAAAACAAGAATTCCATTATATGCAGGTTGTGTTGCTGCATGTACATTATTGAAATGTCATAAAGTATTGTCAAAAGTTACTTATGATTGTGCAACTAATTGTTCGATGTCCAAGACCTTTAACATCAACACTG ATGCCGGTGGTGTTAATGATATCGTGAATTCATGCTTGAAATCttgcaaaaacaaataa